A window of the Haloarcula rubripromontorii genome harbors these coding sequences:
- a CDS encoding DUF7845 domain-containing protein, translated as MSRHLKCAPHEGDVRFTIGVHPDPSVPEYGLKPYYAMDSLIKEWGDRWETEGKPTRDIEFNGETWATCFDYSESGLDAWDNPEFQIQNVREFQFYFVAKNSPTYEGKRADRDKRVKGGTITVRPRWPNLTSDGEPVSVPDYGAPYIDVQVQASNLPHEEYLTLVKRVMDAYGIAARYFDQPHPDSHISDLAYYVRLYRADSGPLYAPDGPIARCHTLIQGDRSGYRKHVEDNTKLPGYYVTATVEDEKADQLVRGHGLGKELKHYYPNHPENYEPDHPMYHPKFEVAYQTSRTEETVRWDHLDDARRELEETILNCLDWCGLATSADSSVFVDFDPFWNVRDTTEARKFVQCPLPKIEDDQEHRVMQLWGDMTTADRDVTELLLTDGGKVSPQAAAEQTGYTYRTIRTVIDRMEGLIEHTYGELELSSKKIQQELLKRVRAAGDRFQQEIGSAAMELADAAEERARSRWARVRREYAITETDADDCRKLLKVGYTPADFEEARNILREIQTAYTQCVEDNTYGVHVTVETADGGRERFRDLSKAFRTAYRSGDYRREERAAESARDGFDFEAWKAAGCPPADEWRGG; from the coding sequence ATGTCGCGGCATCTCAAATGTGCCCCTCATGAGGGCGACGTGCGCTTTACGATTGGCGTGCATCCCGACCCCAGCGTGCCGGAATACGGGCTGAAACCCTACTACGCGATGGATTCCCTCATCAAGGAGTGGGGCGACCGCTGGGAAACCGAAGGGAAGCCGACCAGAGACATCGAGTTCAACGGCGAAACGTGGGCCACCTGCTTCGACTACTCCGAAAGCGGTCTGGATGCGTGGGACAATCCCGAGTTCCAGATTCAGAACGTCCGCGAGTTCCAGTTCTACTTCGTCGCGAAGAACTCGCCCACCTACGAGGGGAAGCGGGCAGATCGGGACAAGCGCGTGAAGGGCGGGACGATCACCGTCCGCCCACGGTGGCCGAACCTCACGTCGGATGGCGAACCCGTGTCTGTACCGGACTACGGCGCGCCGTACATCGACGTGCAGGTGCAGGCATCGAACCTGCCCCACGAGGAGTATCTGACGCTGGTGAAGCGCGTGATGGACGCCTACGGAATCGCCGCGCGGTACTTCGACCAGCCACACCCAGACAGCCACATCAGCGACCTCGCGTACTACGTCCGGCTGTACCGGGCAGACAGCGGGCCGCTGTACGCGCCGGACGGGCCGATAGCGCGGTGTCACACGCTGATTCAGGGCGACCGCTCAGGCTATCGCAAGCACGTCGAAGACAACACGAAACTGCCAGGATACTACGTCACTGCCACCGTTGAAGACGAGAAGGCCGACCAGCTGGTCCGTGGGCATGGGCTGGGGAAGGAACTCAAGCACTACTACCCGAACCACCCGGAGAACTACGAGCCGGATCATCCGATGTACCACCCGAAGTTCGAAGTCGCCTACCAGACCAGCCGAACCGAGGAAACCGTTCGGTGGGACCACCTCGACGACGCCCGGCGCGAGCTGGAAGAGACGATCTTGAACTGTCTGGACTGGTGTGGGCTTGCGACCAGCGCTGATAGCAGTGTATTCGTTGATTTTGATCCGTTCTGGAACGTTCGCGATACGACGGAAGCCCGGAAGTTCGTGCAGTGTCCGCTGCCGAAGATCGAAGACGACCAGGAGCACCGCGTGATGCAGCTGTGGGGCGACATGACCACCGCAGACCGCGACGTGACGGAGTTGTTGCTGACCGACGGCGGGAAGGTCTCGCCCCAGGCGGCAGCTGAGCAGACGGGCTACACCTACCGAACGATCCGGACAGTGATCGACCGGATGGAAGGGCTGATCGAACACACCTACGGCGAACTGGAACTGTCGTCGAAAAAGATCCAGCAGGAACTGTTGAAGCGAGTTCGCGCCGCCGGTGATCGATTCCAGCAGGAGATCGGGAGCGCGGCGATGGAGTTGGCTGACGCCGCGGAGGAACGTGCGCGGTCACGATGGGCGCGGGTTCGTCGCGAGTACGCTATCACGGAGACGGACGCTGACGACTGCCGGAAGCTGTTGAAGGTTGGCTACACGCCGGCTGACTTCGAGGAAGCGCGGAACATCCTGCGTGAGATTCAGACGGCGTACACGCAGTGTGTCGAAGACAACACCTACGGCGTCCACGTGACCGTTGAGACGGCCGACGGCGGCCGTGAGCGGTTCCGTGACCTGTCGAAGGCGTTCCGGACGGCCTACCGGTCAGGTGACTACCGACGGGAGGAACGCGCCGCAGAGAGTGCCCGCGACGGGTTCGACTTCGAGGCGTGGAAAGCGGCCGGCTGTCCGCCGGCCGACGAGTGGCGCGGCGGGTAG
- a CDS encoding GNAT family N-acetyltransferase → MDWPSRFVTAEELSEMQTSSRTVVPYHLRYKNSSLMFAGLVYDENDNELSYHYYHPYNKSWEVLDSIEPNKVVSDWSSTFKGDLYVFGEDAVTSRENHYQLGDKISSIIGQPMFLYSHDSLLSITGRTHPDDCDCTRNDFDERPMSMENEGGEDVILIKCSDCGVPYYIGHPGNEISIDTALTEDWIFDRYSPEIDGTVNGLVCYYIDPPASSRINSAITAMVDEVNIETGLATDYNPDMDEFVLLSNGENIIGFISWSIRWGHKTLQQVYVRENSRNKGYGRDAIQWWFEKYGEDTVYSDQMNEISRKVFTDMGLFRDGDHETTVVEFSDFYPQGIEIDKKVYDVYPNQAFSI, encoded by the coding sequence ATGGACTGGCCAAGTCGGTTCGTTACTGCTGAGGAACTAAGCGAAATGCAAACATCCAGCCGAACCGTTGTCCCATATCATCTGAGATATAAAAACTCTAGCTTGATGTTTGCTGGACTGGTTTACGATGAGAATGATAATGAACTCAGTTATCATTACTATCATCCTTATAACAAATCTTGGGAAGTACTTGACAGTATAGAACCAAATAAAGTAGTTTCTGATTGGTCCAGCACGTTTAAAGGAGATTTGTATGTTTTTGGTGAAGATGCAGTCACATCTAGAGAAAATCACTATCAGCTTGGTGACAAGATATCTTCCATAATTGGCCAACCCATGTTTCTGTACAGTCACGACTCTCTTCTATCAATAACTGGACGAACACATCCAGATGACTGCGACTGTACCAGAAATGATTTTGATGAAAGACCCATGTCAATGGAGAATGAAGGAGGAGAAGATGTTATTTTGATTAAATGCTCAGACTGTGGCGTACCTTATTATATCGGCCATCCAGGCAATGAAATCAGTATAGATACGGCTCTGACAGAAGACTGGATATTTGACAGATACTCCCCCGAAATTGATGGTACTGTCAACGGACTAGTTTGTTACTACATTGACCCTCCTGCAAGCAGCAGAATAAACAGTGCCATCACCGCGATGGTTGATGAGGTAAATATTGAAACAGGACTCGCTACGGACTACAATCCAGATATGGACGAATTTGTCCTATTGTCAAATGGAGAGAACATAATTGGGTTTATTTCTTGGAGTATTCGCTGGGGGCATAAGACTTTACAGCAAGTATACGTACGGGAGAACTCTCGAAATAAGGGATACGGGCGAGATGCTATCCAATGGTGGTTTGAAAAATATGGTGAAGATACGGTCTATTCTGACCAAATGAATGAGATAAGCCGGAAAGTATTCACCGATATGGGTCTTTTCCGGGATGGGGACCATGAGACAACTGTTGTTGAATTCTCTGACTTTTATCCACAAGGCATAGAGATTGATAAGAAGGTTTATGATGTATATCCTAATCAGGCTTTTTCGATCTGA
- a CDS encoding type IV pilin codes for MDLKELFRDDDAVSPVIGVILMVAITVILAAVIASFVLGLGDQAQQATPQASFSFDYEGGEQRALTITHDGGDTISPNELYVRGSNMDNNTGTGASNTGDWTSVGGSVNSDSEVTAGSSARLGDTADGGVPSDYNVRVVYETQEGDNSATLAQDSGPDA; via the coding sequence ATGGATTTGAAAGAACTATTCCGTGATGATGACGCCGTCTCCCCGGTTATCGGTGTTATCCTGATGGTCGCAATCACAGTAATTCTTGCAGCTGTTATCGCATCGTTCGTGCTTGGTCTCGGTGACCAAGCTCAACAGGCAACTCCGCAGGCCAGTTTCTCATTTGACTATGAGGGCGGCGAACAGCGGGCGTTAACTATTACGCACGACGGTGGTGACACGATCAGTCCGAACGAGCTGTATGTTCGTGGCAGTAATATGGATAACAATACCGGTACTGGCGCTTCAAATACCGGTGACTGGACCTCAGTTGGTGGAAGCGTCAACTCCGATTCAGAGGTAACCGCCGGAAGTTCTGCTCGTCTTGGTGACACAGCCGATGGAGGAGTTCCAAGTGACTACAATGTTCGAGTTGTATACGAAACTCAAGAAGGAGATAACTCTGCGACGCTAGCACAGGACAGCGGACCTGACGCATAA
- a CDS encoding DUF7692 domain-containing protein translates to MRIREDGKHAHRTDTIEQAAEFWECNKTKALMRSAEFSWRIEERIQTVLCRDDLTIQQKREIADTLSVPGTYEIEATQLITTEK, encoded by the coding sequence ATGCGAATCCGCGAAGACGGTAAGCACGCGCACCGCACGGACACTATAGAGCAAGCCGCCGAGTTCTGGGAGTGCAACAAGACGAAGGCACTCATGCGCTCTGCTGAGTTCTCTTGGCGAATCGAAGAACGAATACAAACCGTACTTTGTCGAGATGATCTTACCATTCAACAGAAGCGGGAGATCGCCGATACACTGAGTGTACCAGGAACCTATGAAATTGAGGCTACGCAGTTAATCACTACTGAGAAATAG
- a CDS encoding helix-turn-helix transcriptional regulator — protein sequence MRQSGSWMTIWDDRILEIIREEESGTSTELAKREEIHIAQSTVSRRLQKLGEHDLLRPLGNGVYVLTDEGEAYLEEKYDAERERYINGGGSSDEENGADAADGPGINS from the coding sequence ATGCGTCAGTCAGGATCTTGGATGACTATCTGGGATGACCGAATACTGGAGATAATCCGCGAAGAGGAATCAGGAACCTCAACGGAGCTCGCAAAGCGAGAGGAAATCCATATTGCCCAGTCAACGGTTTCTCGCCGACTCCAGAAACTTGGCGAACACGATCTCCTCCGCCCTCTCGGAAACGGAGTTTACGTCCTAACTGATGAAGGAGAAGCGTATCTCGAAGAAAAATACGACGCTGAAAGGGAACGCTACATCAACGGTGGCGGATCTTCCGACGAAGAAAATGGTGCAGATGCGGCTGACGGTCCCGGTATCAACAGTTGA
- a CDS encoding tyrosine-type recombinase/integrase, which translates to MYLKARQDELTESTIQSQEYRLEAFEQFCREEGIENLNDLSGRDLYAYRVWRREGNGKERESIEPITLRGQLATVRSFLRFAAEVDAVPENLRTKVPLPTINGAGEVSASTLDPERADVILDYLQMYKYASRTHVIALLLWHTGARMGAIRGLDIDDCELEASDPGIEFVHRPQSDTPLKNGEKGQRWNAISEHVATVVQDYIDGPRESVFDEHGRRPLITTQQGRASTSTFRMTMYRVTRPCWRGAECPHDRDPEECEATSNKKASTCPSARSPHDVRSGRVTAYRREDVPRRVVSDRLNASDQILDKHYDRRGEREKSEQRRDYLPEV; encoded by the coding sequence ATGTACCTCAAGGCCCGGCAGGACGAACTAACCGAATCGACGATACAGTCACAGGAGTACCGTCTGGAAGCATTCGAACAGTTCTGCCGCGAGGAAGGTATTGAGAACCTGAACGACCTTTCGGGGCGGGACCTGTACGCCTATCGCGTCTGGCGACGGGAGGGGAACGGGAAAGAGCGAGAGAGCATCGAGCCCATCACCCTTCGAGGCCAGCTGGCGACAGTCCGCTCGTTCCTTCGCTTCGCTGCCGAAGTGGATGCCGTTCCAGAGAATCTTCGAACCAAAGTCCCGCTTCCGACGATCAACGGCGCTGGTGAGGTGAGTGCATCCACGCTCGACCCTGAGCGTGCCGATGTAATTCTCGACTACCTACAGATGTACAAGTACGCGTCGAGGACTCACGTCATCGCCCTTCTGCTGTGGCATACCGGTGCGCGTATGGGCGCGATTCGTGGGCTGGATATCGATGATTGCGAGCTCGAAGCGAGTGACCCTGGTATCGAGTTCGTCCATCGCCCACAGTCCGACACGCCGCTGAAGAACGGCGAGAAGGGACAACGCTGGAACGCTATCAGCGAACACGTTGCTACCGTCGTACAGGACTACATTGACGGTCCCCGTGAATCGGTTTTTGACGAACACGGCCGCCGTCCGCTCATCACGACTCAGCAGGGGCGTGCCTCCACGTCGACGTTCCGGATGACGATGTACAGGGTCACTCGGCCGTGCTGGCGGGGAGCGGAATGCCCGCATGACCGTGATCCGGAAGAGTGCGAAGCTACGTCCAACAAGAAGGCCTCAACGTGTCCGTCCGCTCGGTCACCACATGACGTTCGGAGTGGCAGAGTCACCGCGTATCGGCGTGAGGATGTCCCGCGCCGTGTGGTGTCGGACCGACTGAACGCGAGCGACCAGATTCTCGACAAGCATTACGACCGCCGTGGCGAGCGTGAGAAGTCCGAACAGCGCCGCGATTACCTCCCTGAGGTGTAA
- the nikR gene encoding nickel-responsive transcriptional regulator NikR, with the protein MSEDLDRISLTLPSSMVDRLDGIVDEWEYASRSEAIRDSLRDFFAAYEWESGDEQHHHGTIVIVHDHHVSGIADELQTVQHEMADIITSVQHIHLSHDTCMETLVVEGAGDTITELANRLRAIGGVQQVKVVVVDE; encoded by the coding sequence ATGAGTGAGGATCTCGACCGGATCAGCCTGACACTTCCATCGTCGATGGTCGACCGACTCGACGGCATCGTCGACGAATGGGAATACGCGAGTCGGTCGGAGGCGATACGCGACTCGCTACGCGACTTCTTTGCGGCCTACGAATGGGAATCCGGCGACGAGCAACACCACCACGGGACCATCGTCATCGTCCACGACCACCACGTCTCGGGCATCGCTGACGAACTCCAGACCGTCCAACACGAAATGGCCGACATCATCACCTCCGTGCAGCACATCCACCTCTCCCACGACACCTGTATGGAGACGCTAGTCGTCGAGGGCGCGGGCGACACGATCACGGAGTTGGCCAACCGACTCCGGGCCATCGGTGGCGTCCAGCAGGTCAAGGTCGTGGTCGTCGACGAGTGA
- a CDS encoding energy-coupling factor ABC transporter permease → MHIPDGYIDLPLALLFGALAVVVLSVAAKRVNGEISDARAPLLGVVAASIFAAQMLDWPIPGGTSAHFVGGAFAAILLGPHLGALCVATVVTIQALVFGDGGLVVLGANVFNMAIVEVYVGYAIYRLLVPYGEFRAALVAGWLGITAGALTAALQLGLSSAFQYQLLTTLSIMGVGHLVLGLIEGAITASVYRYLARARPDLRPNAAPEVSA, encoded by the coding sequence ATGCACATTCCGGACGGATATATCGATCTGCCGCTTGCACTGCTGTTTGGTGCGCTTGCGGTTGTCGTTCTGAGCGTCGCTGCGAAGCGCGTCAACGGTGAGATATCTGATGCGCGCGCACCGTTGCTCGGCGTCGTCGCGGCGAGCATCTTTGCCGCACAGATGCTCGACTGGCCGATTCCGGGCGGGACTAGCGCCCACTTCGTCGGGGGCGCGTTCGCGGCGATTCTCCTCGGCCCGCATCTGGGCGCGCTCTGTGTCGCCACTGTCGTCACGATTCAGGCGCTCGTCTTCGGCGATGGCGGGCTCGTGGTGCTTGGCGCGAACGTGTTCAACATGGCTATCGTCGAGGTGTACGTCGGCTATGCAATCTATCGCCTGCTCGTCCCTTACGGTGAATTTCGCGCTGCCCTCGTCGCGGGGTGGCTGGGAATCACGGCCGGTGCGCTGACCGCCGCCCTCCAGCTCGGTCTCTCCTCGGCGTTCCAGTACCAGTTGCTGACGACACTGTCGATAATGGGCGTCGGACACCTCGTGCTAGGGCTGATTGAGGGTGCCATCACCGCCTCGGTGTACCGCTACCTCGCTCGCGCTCGCCCTGACCTCCGGCCCAACGCCGCACCGGAGGTGAGCGCGTGA
- a CDS encoding PDGLE domain-containing protein, with product MAPEYPDWLPRALAALLVLTLLAPVFGWAAGQVGYAEPLENAAEATGATEHATAVGTALFPDYGVPGLGGATGTFVSAVVGTALTLLLGAVIGRVLGTDADGRQ from the coding sequence ATGGCCCCGGAATACCCCGACTGGCTACCCCGTGCGCTCGCCGCGCTACTTGTCCTGACGCTGCTCGCGCCGGTGTTCGGGTGGGCGGCCGGTCAGGTCGGCTACGCCGAACCGCTGGAAAATGCCGCCGAGGCGACCGGCGCGACAGAACACGCCACCGCCGTCGGAACGGCGCTGTTCCCGGACTACGGCGTCCCTGGCCTCGGCGGCGCGACCGGGACGTTCGTGTCGGCTGTCGTCGGGACGGCGCTGACGCTCCTCCTCGGTGCCGTTATCGGACGCGTACTCGGAACGGACGCCGACGGACGGCAATAG
- the cbiQ gene encoding cobalt ECF transporter T component CbiQ: protein MSGRDLLDRTIAAIAASAQWFLLAEELPDRDGFLQAVTPTVKLVGIATLVALTVTQQALAVVSALALLATALAAISRVPLRTFLGRLTGPPVFAFVVVAPQAFLMHGPSLGSLPLSAAGVDYVLTFAVRVTACVGFLSVLLLTTRFADLLAAFRRLRVPSIVVSLLGITYRYLLLFFAELERMVRARRSRTIAEPSLRRNWRDSGHFVGSFLVRSLERGERVQRAARARGGTGPTPAQPRKPLGRADLTFGLIVAFAVAVVVVA, encoded by the coding sequence ATGTCCGGCAGGGACCTGCTCGACCGAACGATCGCAGCCATTGCGGCCAGCGCCCAGTGGTTCCTGCTTGCTGAGGAGCTGCCGGATCGAGACGGGTTCCTCCAGGCCGTTACGCCGACGGTCAAGCTCGTCGGTATCGCGACGCTCGTCGCGCTTACCGTGACACAGCAGGCGCTGGCAGTCGTCAGCGCGCTCGCGCTCCTCGCGACGGCGCTTGCGGCTATTTCTCGGGTACCTCTCCGTACTTTTCTGGGTCGCCTGACCGGCCCACCGGTGTTTGCGTTCGTCGTCGTCGCCCCGCAAGCGTTCCTGATGCATGGCCCCTCGCTGGGTTCGCTCCCCCTCTCGGCCGCTGGCGTCGACTATGTGCTCACGTTCGCCGTCCGCGTAACTGCGTGTGTCGGCTTTCTGTCTGTGCTGTTGTTGACGACTCGTTTCGCCGACCTGCTGGCGGCGTTTCGCCGGCTTCGGGTCCCGTCGATTGTCGTTTCGCTGCTCGGAATCACGTATCGCTATCTCCTCCTCTTTTTTGCTGAACTCGAACGCATGGTCCGGGCTCGACGGAGCCGGACCATCGCCGAGCCGAGCCTCCGCCGGAACTGGCGCGATTCGGGACACTTCGTCGGCTCGTTTCTCGTCCGGAGCTTAGAGCGTGGGGAGCGGGTCCAGCGGGCCGCCCGCGCCCGCGGCGGCACTGGCCCGACGCCGGCACAGCCCCGGAAACCGCTCGGGCGGGCCGATCTCACCTTCGGTCTGATCGTCGCATTCGCTGTCGCGGTGGTGGTGGTCGCGTGA
- a CDS encoding energy-coupling factor ABC transporter ATP-binding protein: MTAIEATDLRYAYPDGTLAVDGVDASIERGERVALLGPNGAGKSTLLELLGGLVDPDGGQVRYFGETTDADTVRSRLSVLTQNPADYLFNPTVREDLAYGPAQLDCDRAEVERRVQRVADRLALNGLLSKPPFRLSGGEQRRAALASALTVEPDVLLLDEPVSNVDAANRGTILDLLDELAADGVTLVVSTPDTELVPHVADRVLLLDDTGAVAARGTTRRILTDTELLRDCDLRPPQVVRLFEGRTENVPLTVDGAAERLDTDGPDTVE; this comes from the coding sequence GTGACCGCTATCGAGGCCACCGACCTCCGCTACGCCTACCCTGACGGGACGCTGGCCGTCGACGGCGTCGACGCATCCATCGAGCGCGGCGAGCGTGTGGCACTGCTCGGTCCGAACGGGGCTGGCAAGTCGACGCTGCTGGAACTGCTGGGCGGTCTGGTCGACCCTGACGGCGGGCAGGTGCGGTACTTCGGGGAGACGACCGACGCAGACACCGTCCGCAGCCGCCTCAGTGTCCTCACGCAGAACCCTGCCGATTACCTGTTCAATCCGACTGTCCGAGAGGATCTCGCCTACGGGCCGGCACAGCTCGACTGCGACCGTGCGGAAGTCGAGCGCCGCGTCCAGCGAGTCGCGGACCGGCTTGCCCTCAATGGCCTCCTGTCAAAGCCGCCGTTCCGACTTAGCGGCGGCGAACAGCGCCGAGCCGCTCTTGCAAGCGCACTCACCGTCGAGCCGGACGTGCTGTTGCTCGATGAGCCGGTGAGCAACGTCGACGCTGCGAACCGGGGAACGATTCTCGACTTGCTCGACGAACTTGCGGCCGATGGCGTCACGCTCGTCGTCTCGACGCCGGACACCGAACTCGTCCCCCACGTCGCCGACCGGGTGCTGTTGCTCGACGATACCGGCGCGGTTGCCGCGAGGGGGACGACCCGACGGATCCTGACCGACACCGAGCTACTTCGGGACTGTGACCTGCGCCCGCCACAGGTCGTCAGACTGTTCGAGGGTCGAACAGAGAACGTGCCGTTGACCGTCGACGGGGCTGCCGAACGGCTGGATACGGACGGTCCGGATACCGTGGAGTGA
- a CDS encoding phosphopantetheine adenylyltransferase has translation MADADRTAILGGTFTPIHNGHRALLHKAFQTASHDGSGDGHVIVGLTSPELATETRSDPTHVKQLGAYDDRRSALASELDQLGEPYTATYEIVRLDDTQGPAATRADVDALVASPEAKAQRRAYELNQQRRDAGLHPLEIHTPPFVVAEDGTRISSTRIRNGEIDVHGRLLASE, from the coding sequence ATGGCAGACGCGGACCGGACAGCGATTCTCGGCGGGACCTTCACACCGATTCACAACGGCCACCGGGCGCTCCTGCACAAGGCGTTTCAGACCGCAAGCCACGACGGGAGCGGCGATGGTCACGTCATCGTTGGTCTGACCAGCCCCGAGCTGGCCACAGAGACGCGTAGTGATCCGACACACGTCAAACAGTTGGGTGCGTACGATGACCGTCGAAGCGCGCTCGCGTCCGAACTGGACCAGTTGGGTGAGCCGTACACCGCCACGTATGAGATTGTGCGGTTAGACGACACGCAGGGACCGGCCGCGACACGGGCGGACGTGGACGCGCTCGTCGCCTCGCCGGAGGCGAAGGCACAGCGGCGCGCATACGAACTCAATCAACAGCGGCGAGACGCGGGGCTCCACCCGCTGGAAATCCACACGCCGCCGTTCGTCGTCGCCGAAGACGGCACGCGGATCAGCAGCACCCGGATCCGGAACGGCGAAATCGACGTACACGGCCGCCTGCTCGCCTCGGAATGA
- a CDS encoding VOC family protein, protein MTEVTPTPGIHHVTCIASDPQQNMDFWAETLGLRLVKRSINQDDPSTYHFFFADAEGNPGTSMTFFPWENHTQGTVGSGQVSRTAFRVPEGSLDYWEGRFDEYGVDYDDRVERFGETVLPFRDPDGLPVELVEVEIPDDDPTEPWTAFVPEDAAIRGFHSVTLWLADPEPTEDLLRTMGLEEVGTEQAQGDTPGDERTRFAAPGSVGKYVDVLPTIEGGRQGHGTVHHVAFQTPTDEDQQSMRDAVRNAGLRPTSQIDRHWFRSVYFREFGGILFELATSGPGYDSDEPLDDLGGRLVLPGKFEDRREEIEAGLTDVMIPRAESAEADD, encoded by the coding sequence ATGACCGAAGTCACCCCGACACCGGGTATCCACCACGTCACGTGTATCGCCAGCGACCCACAGCAAAACATGGACTTCTGGGCCGAAACGCTCGGTCTCCGGCTCGTCAAGCGCTCGATCAATCAGGACGACCCCAGTACGTACCACTTCTTCTTTGCCGACGCTGAGGGGAACCCGGGGACGAGCATGACGTTCTTCCCGTGGGAAAACCACACACAGGGGACGGTCGGCTCCGGACAGGTCTCACGCACAGCGTTCCGCGTGCCGGAGGGAAGCCTCGACTACTGGGAGGGCCGCTTCGACGAGTACGGCGTCGACTACGACGACCGCGTCGAGCGATTCGGTGAGACTGTCCTCCCGTTCCGCGACCCGGACGGACTTCCGGTCGAACTGGTCGAAGTCGAGATTCCTGACGACGACCCGACCGAGCCGTGGACGGCGTTCGTCCCCGAAGACGCCGCGATCCGTGGCTTCCACTCCGTGACGCTGTGGCTGGCTGACCCCGAACCCACGGAGGACCTGCTCCGGACGATGGGTCTAGAGGAAGTCGGTACCGAGCAGGCACAGGGCGACACGCCCGGCGACGAGCGGACTCGATTTGCCGCGCCGGGGTCCGTTGGGAAGTACGTCGACGTGTTGCCGACCATCGAAGGCGGCCGGCAGGGTCACGGCACGGTCCACCACGTTGCCTTCCAGACGCCGACCGACGAGGACCAGCAGTCGATGCGCGACGCCGTCCGCAACGCGGGGCTGCGCCCCACGTCACAGATCGACCGCCACTGGTTCCGGTCGGTCTACTTCCGGGAGTTCGGCGGCATCCTGTTCGAACTCGCCACGAGCGGTCCCGGCTACGACAGCGACGAACCGCTCGATGACCTCGGCGGCCGGCTGGTCCTGCCCGGGAAGTTCGAGGACCGCCGCGAGGAAATCGAAGCGGGCCTCACCGACGTGATGATTCCCCGAGCGGAGTCGGCCGAAGCCGACGACTAA